A genomic window from Candidatus Binatia bacterium includes:
- a CDS encoding HEAT repeat domain-containing protein, translated as MLPPRLGLTLIATFWLLSWATIASAQFGVGQGGGGQGGAPPQGQAQQAPGTAGGSDVDELGGQLRDADPTIRLEAVKALADANKDEDAIQHLIDATADVDTRVRLKAIDCLGEARASAATPVLVQTLYLRDSKPWLKQRVLVALGKIGDPRAAKPIADFLERDAEANLIGTAIFSLGEIGNEGSIPALRDMAQGTENERLALLANDAIGKIQQRQVNPEIEIQALRPQPGDIQRPASASAGAPLAGF; from the coding sequence GTGCTCCCGCCTCGCCTCGGACTGACGCTCATCGCTACTTTCTGGCTTCTCTCGTGGGCAACCATCGCCTCTGCACAGTTTGGCGTAGGACAGGGAGGTGGCGGCCAGGGCGGTGCTCCCCCCCAGGGCCAGGCGCAGCAAGCCCCCGGGACTGCCGGCGGCTCCGACGTTGACGAGCTCGGCGGCCAGCTCCGCGATGCGGACCCCACGATCCGCCTCGAGGCCGTGAAGGCCCTCGCGGACGCGAACAAGGACGAAGACGCGATCCAACACCTGATCGACGCGACGGCCGACGTCGATACCCGCGTTCGCCTCAAGGCCATCGATTGCCTGGGCGAAGCCCGCGCGAGCGCCGCGACTCCGGTCCTCGTGCAGACCCTGTACCTACGCGACAGCAAGCCCTGGCTGAAACAGCGAGTCCTCGTAGCGCTCGGCAAGATCGGTGATCCCCGCGCCGCGAAACCCATCGCGGACTTTCTCGAACGAGACGCCGAAGCCAACTTGATCGGTACGGCAATCTTCTCGCTCGGCGAGATCGGCAACGAAGGGTCGATTCCTGCGCTGCGCGACATGGCGCAGGGAACCGAAAACGAACGCCTTGCACTGCTGGCGAACGATGCAATCGGCAAGATCCAGCAACGCCAGGTAAACCCAGAGATCGAAATCCAGGCATTGCGGCCGCAACCGGGCGACATCCAGCGACCGGCCAGCGCAAGCGCCGGTGCGCCTCTCGCCGGCTTCTGA